Proteins from a genomic interval of Musa acuminata AAA Group cultivar baxijiao chromosome BXJ1-9, Cavendish_Baxijiao_AAA, whole genome shotgun sequence:
- the LOC103974709 gene encoding aluminum-activated malate transporter 10, translating into MATEKEVSGGLGLEWRVTVPEGSSVKMEPEPSWISRTWNRLVELGSKLRSKVSTFGKKVWKIGADSPRKVIHGAKVGAALTLVSLFYYLRPLYNGFGSSAMWAVMTVVVVFEYTVGGCLYKGINRAIATLSAGGLAVGIDWVASKSGENWEPVILSASVFLLASAATFSRFLPTVKARFDYGVTIFILTFSLVAVSGYRVEELINLAVQRIATIAIGIAIALSICILVYPVWSGQELHLLVSRNMEKLADSLEGCVEDYFMKSEITDAKESSATRSEGYKCVLNSKASEDSQANLARWEPAHGRFGFRHPWKQYLKVAAALRNCAYCVEALHGCINSEAKAPECMKKHLRDACMKLSSDSSKVLKELSSSIKLMKRSKSIDALVGEMKNAVHELQNAFASLPNHLTQTTASSPMESTEGKKNSNISIADGVALMEAMPLMTIASLLIEISARIQGVVDAVGTLATLAHFEGIRNEKSSSKVQAEEQEDKALQEV; encoded by the exons ATGGCGACCGAGAAGGAAGTGTCGGGTGGTTTAGGTTTAGAATGGAGAGTGACAGTCCCCGAAGGGTCGTCGGTGAAGATGGAACCCGAGCCGAGCTGGATTTCCAGGACTTGGAATCGGCTGGTCGAGTTGGGATCAAAGTTGAGATCGAAGGTGTCAACGTTTGGGAAGAAGGTTTGGAAGATTGGTGCAGATAGTCCGAGGAAGGTCATACATGGTGCCAAAGTAGGAGCTGCGCTCACTCTAGTGTCACTCTTTTATTATCTTAGGCCCTTGTACAATGGCTTCGGGAGTTCAGCTATGTGGGCTGTGATGACTGTCGTCGTGGTCTTCGAGTACACTGTTG GTGGGTGCTTGTACAAAGGAATCAACAGAGCAATAGCAACACTCAGCGCCGGCGGTCTTGCAGTTGGCATCGACTGGGTTGCAAGCAAATCCGGAGAAAATTGGGAACCAGTAATTCTGAGTGCGTCCGTCTTCCTGCTAG CTTCAGCTGCAACATTTTCCCGGTTCTTGCCGACAGTGAAAGCTCGGTTTGATTATGGTGTTACCATCTTTATCCTCACCTTCAGCTTGGTAGCAGTTTCCGGCTACCGCGTAGAAGAACTGATTAATTTAGCAGTGCAACGCATAGCGACCATCGCCATTGGTATCGCTATTGCTCTTTCCATTTGCATACTTGTTTACCCTGTTTGGTCCGGCCAAGAGCTTCACCTCCTCGTTTCCCGCAACATGGAGAAGCTCGCTGATTCCTTAGAGG GTTGCGTAGAGGATTACTTCATGAAGAGCGAGATCACGGATGCGAAAGAATCATCAGCCACTCGGTCGGAGGGCTACAAGTGTGTCCTAAACTCAAAAGCATCTGAAGATTCACAGGCAAATTTAGCGAGATGGGAACCTGCACATGGTCGCTTTGGATTTAGACATCCATGGAAACAGTATCTCAAGGTCGCAGCTGCACTGAGGAACTGTGCTTACTGCGTAGAGGCCCTCCACGGCTGCATCAATTCAGAAGCTAAG GCTCCTGAATGTATGAAGAAACATCTGAGAGATGCTTGCATGAAACTGAGCTCGGACTCATCCAAGGTCCTAAAGGAGTTGTCGAGCTCCATCAAGCTGATGAAAAGGTCTAAATCCATTGATGCGTTGGTTGGAGAGATGAAGAATGCGGTGCACGAGCTCCAAAATGCTTTCGCATCGCTTCCCAACCACCTGACGCAAACAACAGCCTCGAGCCCAATGGAATCAACCGAAGGAAAGAAGAACAGCAACATCTCAATTGCAGATGGAGTGGCCCTAATGGAAGCCATGCCTCTCATGACGATAGCATCGTTGCTTATTGAGATATCAGCGAGGATCCAAGGGGTCGTCGATGCTGTCGGCACGCTAGCAACCCTTGCACACTTTGAAGGCATCCGTAATGAGAAGTCCTCCTCGAAAGTACAAGCtgaagaacaagaagacaaagCCCTTCAAGAGGTTTGA